Proteins from one Triticum aestivum cultivar Chinese Spring chromosome 7A, IWGSC CS RefSeq v2.1, whole genome shotgun sequence genomic window:
- the LOC123147398 gene encoding small nuclear ribonucleoprotein E, producing MASTKVQRIMTQPINLIFRFLQSKARIQIWLFEQKDMRIEGRIIGFDEYMNLVLEDAEEINIKKNTRKSLGRILLKGDNITLMMNTGK from the exons ATGGCGTCCACCAAGGTCCAGCGTATCATGACCCAGCCCATC AATCTCATCTTCCGGTTCCTCCAGAGC AAAGCGCGCATCCAGATCTGGCTTTTCGAGCAGAAGGATATGCGGATCGAGGGTCGTATCATC GGCTTTGATGAGTACATGAACCTGGTTCTCGAGGATGCTGAGGAAATCAACATTAAGAAGAACACCAGGAAATCGTTGG GAAGGATACTCTTGAAAGGTGACAACATAACTCTGATGATGAACAC TGGAAAGTGA
- the LOC123147396 gene encoding uncharacterized protein At1g01500, with product MDQPASDAGACLEVRLFYVRLSPRSSGAAAPPRLSLAIHHAGTEASPSSLPLRLDRCDPVSGEATYVSTAAARLPPPDASFEVADHRDAALLRGTLRRCPDAKADSPVWAIDCVPADAAAASASAFEVYVAGYCAGEPAVLTRALRLATPEEAAGGLVRRRSAPLAAMCDEDESDMNMGTRAYPEGWYSDDDDGQLTWFNAGVRVGVGIGLGVCVGVGIGVGLLMSSYQATARNLKRRFF from the exons ATGGACCAGCCGGCGTCGGACGCCGGCGCCTGCCTCGAGGTCCGCCTCTTCTACGTGCGCCTATCGCCCCGCAGCTCCGGAGCTGCCGCCCCGCCACGGCTCTCGCTGGCCATCCACCACGCCGGGACCGAGGCCTCCCcctcctcgctccctctccgcctCGACCGCTGCGACCCAGTCTCTGGCGAGGCCACCTACGTCTCTACCgcggccgcgcgcctccccccgccCGACGCCTCCTTCGAGGTTGCAGACCACCGCGACGCCGCCCTCCTCCGAGGCACCCTTCGAAGGTGCCCTGACGCCAAGGCCGATTCCCCTGTCTGGGCGATCGACTGCGTCCCCGCCGATGCAGCGGCGGCCTCAGCCTCGGCCTTTGAGGTCTATGTTGCCGGGTACTGCGCAGGTGAGCCCGCCGTTCTTACGCGAGCCCTGCGGCTGGCCACCCCGGAAGAGGCTGCTGGCGGATTGGTTCGCCGGCGATCAGCACCTTTGGCG GCTATGTGTGATGAAGACGAGAGTGACATGAACATGGGAACCAGGGCATACCCTGAAGGATGGTACTCTGATGACGACGACGGGCAACTCACATGGTTCAACGCTGGTGTTAGGGTTGGCGTCGGGATTGGGCTGGGAGTCTGTGTTGGAGTTGGTATAGGCGTTGGGCTCCTCATGAGCTCCTACCAAGCAACGGCCAGGAACCTGAAGAGGCGGTTCTTCTGA
- the LOC123147397 gene encoding uncharacterized protein encodes MSGGGRKPVGDDAEVEALLRAAQDAVLLKLQANSHLVSSSFSAASNPLALDEGPGPLDDDLARRLDALRSRPPAPKRPGAAPAPTAGGMDEMEARFAALKGAAVCPEKETRVRLEDLGGESDEEDEVEKVMRWAMDAARLDVATAGSGASNAEEKEEGDKSSTSSEDEEERLELEEKRKEMMSKKNKAKSRWFFF; translated from the coding sequence ATGAGCGGCGgcggccggaagccggtgggcgacgATGCGGAGGTGGAAGCGCTGCTCCGGGCGGCGCAGGACGCCGTGCTCCTAAAGCTCCAGGCCAACTCCCACCTCGTCTCGTCGTCGTTCTCCGCCGCTTCGAACCCTCTTGCACTGGACGAGGGGCCCGGTCCACTGGACGACGACCTCGCCCGCCGCCTCGACGCGCTCAGGTCCCGCCCGCCGGCGCCGAAGCGGCCAGGTGCTGCCCCCGCCCCTACAGCCGGCGGGATGGACGAGATGGAGGCACGGTTCGCGGCGCTGAAAGGCGCGGCGGTTTGCCCTGAGAAGGAGACGAGGGTGCGGCTGGAGGATCTGGGAGGGGAATCggacgaggaggacgaggtggagaaGGTGATGCGGTGGGCGATGGACGCCGCGCGGCTCGACGTCGCCACTGCCGGCAGTGGTGCCAGCAACGCCgaggagaaggaagagggagaCAAGAGCAGCACGAGTAGCGAGGACGAGGAAGAGAGACTGGAACtggaggagaagaggaaggagatGATGAGCAAGAAGAACAAGGCTAAGAGCAGGTGGTTCTTCTTTTGA